The genomic interval TTTGACCGGGGAAATATTCCGGAAATACCTGAGTAAGCCACAGGAAAAACCGGGTGACATTGGCAGCAGCATAAGAGGCATTACAGAGGATGCGACAGGCAAAGTATGGGCATGTTCTTATGGCTACATCCGCAGCGATACAGCCTACATGCTCCACCAGATTGACCCGTTATCAGGCCTGACAAGGCATATGGTGCTGTACAGGCAGAAAAACATTCCGGGCAACGAAGTGATCCCGTATAAGGTTTTGTTTTCTAAAAGCCAGGTGTATGCCGTTACGGATGGCACCCAGTTTCTCCACATTGATCCTGGCAACGGGAAATACACCCGGGTCGAGTTTCCATTTGTGAGTGGCCGGGGATTTACTTCTTTTTATAAATTGAATGATCATACGTTCTGGATGGGAACATGGGGTGGAATGGCGGCTATTGATACCCGTAACCTGAAACCTGTACTGCTGAATGACAAGGCTGGCCGGTATATCAAAAATGAACGGATAAACTATTTTATGGCCTGGTCCCGTAACCGTGTTCTGGTTAGTACGGTCAACGGTTTGTACGTTTTAAACCAGGATGCTACCATTGAAGCACATTATGGCCAATCGCCGGCAGACAAGATCAAACTTCCTGCTTTGCAGATATTTCACACAGTCTGGCATGAGAATGCATTATGGGCCGCATCAGGCCAAGGATTGATCCGCATTGATACGGTTCAAAAAAAAACGCGGCTATTCACTATTCACGACGGCCTGCCGGATAACAATATTTATGCTGCGCTGCCGGACGAGCTGGGAAATCTTTGGCTAAGTACAAACAAAGGCTTGTCACGATTTAATACCCGCACGCAAAAATTTCATAACTATGGACTTTCTGACGGGCTGCCGCACACCGAGTTCAATCACGGATCTTATCTGAAAGCAAAGGATGGTACCCTTTATTTTGGTGGCCTGAATGGCATTGTCTCATTTGATCCCGCGCGCCTTGATACCCGTTCTGACAAAGAGCATGCATTGCAGCTGATCTCCTACTCCAAATACGATGCCGACCGCAACAAGGCAGACACAACAATAAACTATAAAGCAGGCGGGAAAATTGTCTTTAACCCCTCTGAACGTCTTTTTGCTTTCTCTTTTATGAGCCCGGATTACCAGAACACGGCCATTAACCGGTTCCGCTACAAACTCGAAGGATGGAATGATGATCGCTGGCAAATGTTTGAAAGCGGCAACAAATTGCTGCTTAACAGCCTGCCGCCTGGCAAGTACAAGCTCCGTGTTCAGGTATCTGTTGCAGGTGCCGACTGGAGTGCCCGTGAATGGCAGGCTCCTGTTGAAATGGCTGCTCCCTGGTATAGGTCTCCCTGGTTTTTCATCCTTAGTATTCTGATAATTGGCATCTTTTTCTACCTTTTCTACCGATACAGACTTAGTCAGATTCTTCATATTCAACAGATCAGAAATGGCATCAGTGCCGACATGCATGATGAAATCGGTAGTACGCTCAGCAGTATTACATTTTATAGCCAGGCACTGCTGATGCAAATGGAAAAGTCAGAACATCAGCAGGTTGTGCAAAAAATAAAGGAAAATGCCCAGCAGGTACAGGAAGGGCTTAGTGACATTGTCTGGAGCGTTAAAGCCGGCAGTGACCAGATCGACGATGTGTTTGCACGAATGTTTAGTTTTGGAAACGGATTGGCTGAATCCAAAGGAATTGCCTTCCATTTTCAAACAGATCCTCTGCTACAGAAGATGAAGCTTGACATGCAAATGCGAAAAAATCTTTACCTGATCTTTAAAGAGGCCATGAACAATGCAGCGAAGTATGCCTGCTGCAGCACGATCCATGTAGATCTTCGTCATGAAAACGGCAAGGTTAAAATGGTAAGCAAAGACAATGGTGTAGGGTTTGACCGGGAGCTTGCAAAAAAAGGAAATGGCCTGGCGAATATGCAGCAGCGTGCAACCCAGATGAAAGGCAAACTCATGCTCGAAACGACAAAAGGGGGCGGAACTACCATCACGCTCGTTTTCTAATCCGATCAGGGATAGCAATTATTTGCTATGGAATTGTATGCAGCGAATCTTTAACTTTACGGCATGGCATCCAGGATCATAATTTTCGACGATAATCAGGAGAGGCTCAATAGCGTGGCCATGCTGCTGAACCTGTCATCCGACTTCACATGTAGTGGCACCTTCGCCAATGCCGGCAATCTGGTAGCGGATATTACCGACTCAACCCCCGATCTTGTGCTCATGGACATCGATATGCCTGGAATTGACGGTATTGAGGCAACCCGGCTGATACGCAGGCATTTTGGCGCATTGCCTGTATTGATCCAGACGAATTTCGAAGAAGATGAGCGCATTTTTGAGAGCCTTCGGGCTGGAGCGAACGGATATCTTCTCAAAAAAACAAGCCCCGAAAGATTCCTGGAAAGTTTAGGGGAGGCTCTTAATGGCGGCGCGCCGATGACAGGCAGTATCGCTGTCAGGGTACTCCGGTATTTCTCCATAGAAACTTCAGCAAAAAAAGACTACCACCTCACTGAACGGGAAAAGCATGTGCTTGGATTTTTAGTGAAGGGTTGTAGCTACAAGCTGATTGCGGCTGAATGCGGAATCACTTATAATACGGTTAATAACCACATCCGGAGTATTTACGATAAGCTTTATGTCAACAGTGCTACCGAGGCGGTAAGTTTAGCCATTAAGGAAAGGCTGGTTTAGAAGGCTCTGTATACTGCCGGCCAATGATTTGGTATTTAATTCATTTTTCCACCCTTTGGATGTTAGGTATAATCCATCAATCAGATGGAAGGTGATCTTTAACCACATTCTTATTGATATGTTGTCTGTTCCATTCAGTCAGCTTATTCGTAATAAATTTAAGATGATACTCTTCGCCCATGTCACTTTTGTAGCCAATTACTTCAACCGGATTACCATAGGCATCCCTGGCCGATGACGTTATCATATATTTCTGTCCAAGTGTTTTAATCACTTCTTCTTTTGTCATCCCGATCTTTATTTTCTTGATGTTTTCGTTGGTCTTCCACGCTATGTTATTGGATACACAACCATTTAAGCAGTATATGGCCAATAGGGATAGCAACATTTTATTAAGTTTCATGGAGTATTTTTTTAATGGTAATTATCAGAACAGGCCGCGGCTTCGCAGGATGGTTACAAACTTAATGGAATGAAAAGACGTGTCCAATTTCTGTGGGATTAAATAATATATCGGTGCTTCTGTCGCTAAAATGTCTTTTAAGTATTTGCCCATAAAGCAATGGTACATCTCAGAAATTGGTTTTAAATAATGTATTCACTTAAATGCTCCAAAATTTATACTAAATTAAATCACTATTATGAACATATCATTGAATATTTGGCGGCAATTCGGCTGACGGGATTTAGTGGCATAAAATCAACCTTCACCCGTATTATTGCGATGCCGGAGATTTACATACTTATAAAGAAACAGGCAGCCCCAAAAGCTAAATTATTACAATTCTGCTTTTGGGGCTGCCTGTTTTATTTAAACCAAGCGGACAAAATCCACCTATTCTTTAATGAATTTGAAAGCCTGATCGTAGCCGTCCTGACGAACAGATAAGAGGTAAACTCCCGGTGGGAAATTATGGGTATCCAAGGTGACTTTTCCCTTAATTACGGATACAGGCTGATGCATCAGACGTTTTCCCTCCAACGATGTTATGGTTATTTCGGCTTTGCTTACATTAATACTGCCTGTCCGAAGATTTAACACCTCTCTGGCAGGGTTAGGATATGCTACCAATGTCATGTCATGGCTACCAGCTTCAACACTTTGTGCCTTGCTATATGCATAACTTCCGTCCAGGTCGACCAGCTTTAAACGGTAATAAAGCTTGCCAGCCAGCCATGAGGCGCCTGCGGACTGAAAGTCTGTAAAATCGAAATCCGACTGGGCGCTGCCACTTTTCAGATAATCAATCCGGCCTGCCTTTTCGTACTGTACCGCATCAATACTTCGCTGCACTTCAAAGTGGCTGAACCGCTCGGCATCTGCGATTTTCCATTTCAGTACTACGGTACTTTCTACTCTTTTGGCAGTAAAGGAAATCAGCCGCACCGGCAGTGGTGAAGATGCTGAGATGCTCCCCAGTGTGAAAGGGCTCCACGTGCTGATACTGTTACTGGTTACTACACCCGCTGCTGAAGTGCCGCTGCTACTGCTGGCTCCCTCGTTCTGCCATTTTCCGGCTATAAGATGCGCGACAGCCAGATCCGCAGTGTTACCGATGCCGGAATTATTGTAGTTGTCCCAGAAAATTGAAACCGTGCCGGCAGCAGTGCCCGCTGGCAAAAGCGTCCAGTATTCCTGTGCATTTCGTGCCAAAAGTGGGGTAGGATTGCTACCGGTGTTGCTGAAGTCTCCGGTACCAGCATCCCCCGCTACATATTTTGCCATCATGCCATCGCTGTTTTCGGTCAGGTTGACTGAAACAGGCTGGTAGGATTGTCCGTCACCGGTAGGGAAATTAAAACCACCAACTCCTTCTTTTACCACAAAACCATTGATATGGCTGGCATCCGATGCAGGAGAGTCTTCACTAACCGAAGCATCCGTTGTGAAGGTAATTGCATTGGCAGGATCGGTATTAACCAATATCCCGGAAGCAAATGCTATTTGTCCACTAATCCTGACAGGTGTAGTAAATGTAACTCCGGCAGGATTACTGATAGTAAGGTTGGTAGCATACACCGGGGCACCTGCAATCGTTTGGGGTTGGGTTCCCTGAAGGAATAATTCCCCGGCATCCGCCTGCAGCATGGGCACATTATTGACCACATCGCCAGAGGTGGAAATTATACCCTTGTTATTCAGGTCACTGCCAGGTTCATTGATAAAATCCCCGTTTACCTGAACCTCCGTCCCCTGTGAAATGAAGAGGCCCGCACCGTTGTTGATCAAAGCAGGTGTTTGTGCACAGGTTATTCCGCCTAAACCAAGGAAAGCGGATAAGATAAGTATGTTTTTCATTTCGGTGGAGGATTAATAAAGGTTTTCCGGATTGGCACTCGCGATCGTTTTAAGTATTCCTCCAATACCAGCAGTGGGTGCTGACACAACATTTTTAGTGGAAGAAACAGAGATAACACCTCCGGCCCCGCCATTGCCGCCGCTACCGCCACCGGCTCCTCCGTTTGATGAGCCATTCCCGCTATTAGCGAGATTATTACCGTTCGCACCACCATTTACCTGTGAATTTCCTGCCGCAACTGATGGGCCTACCAATAAGATGATTCCACCGCCACCTCCGCCGCCGCCAGGCCTTGGTCCGGTACCCAGGTTCGAGTCAGAACCCGCTCCACCGGCAGCACTGATTGTACCCGTATTATTCACGCCGGTTTTTGAGAGAAGTACCACAATACCACCGCCACCGCCTCCGCTTCCATTTGTACTGGTTGCGGTTCCTGCGTTTGTAATTGCTATGCCGCCATTTGCCGTAATGCCTCCTGCGGCAGATATAGTTATATTCCCATTCGCATAAATGGCAAAAGACCCGCCACCTTCACCACCAGAACACAGGCTGCCAACACCGCCGGTTGCTCCGGCTGCGCCGCCATATGCAGGAATATTGACCAGGCTTAGAACCGAAGTGGTCTGTACCCCATATGAAATGTTTTCACCATTACCTGCAAATGTGCGGGCTACGCCACTGATCCATCCGGAAGTAGCAATTCCTGTTACCTTCTCAGAACCTTTCACGATGATCATGCCCGATATACTAACATTGCCGTTACACCGCAATTTGGTCCCACTCGGAACCGTAAGTGTTGCACCCGCTGCTATGCTAATGCCCGAAAACTGAAAATTAAAATCAGCAGGCGGTGAAGCTGTCCAGTCCGTATTGGAGGTGATGCTTAGATTGCCTGCTGACCCATCCCCGTACACGGTCGATGTGCCGCCTCCACCAGTACCACTTCCACTAAGTGGCTTCCAGCTGCTGCCGTCGAAGTAATAAAATCCGGGTGTATTGTCTTTTTGATAAATCAGCAGCCCATTTGCAGGTGAAGTGATGACATCACGCTGTGACTGCGTCAGCCTGGGTACGAGAATACCTTGGTTTGCACTATTAATATCAAGGGCTGCGGAAGCATCGGGTGTAGTGGTATTGATACCAACATTGTTTTGAGCGGAGCCAAAGCTGTTAAAAAGCAGCGATGCAGCAATAATAAGCAATAATTTTTTCATCTGAATACGGATTAATTTTATACAACTATACATTTATAACTATAATGTATTAAATCAAATATGAATTAATACTACTTATAAAATATAAATATTTATCGTAAAATTATAATTTGTTAAGTATTCAGATCGTTTTTATACTATAATTTGAGATTTGACATAGGGGTTATTTTGATAAAAAAAGTAATAATTTCAATTAGTATTAAATTATTTAGTCATATATTATAGAATATTTTTAATTAGTTATATCAAACGAATTGTATTTAAACAAAAACAAGCTTCTCAACAATCAAATATTCCCGAATTAATTTGTACTCCATTTGGTAAAACAAATGAGGCAGTACTATCAATTTATTTTACTAATAACATTATCGGGAATTCTACTGTATTGCTTTCGGCTTTCGGCGGTCGGCTATCAAATTGTTGCATGGAACGAGATTTTGGAAGATAGCCGATTGCCGACAGCAAAAATGTCTTACAATATAATTCGGGATAATGTTTGGTATAGGTACAGGTTATTTTACTTCAGTTTATTTTCGTCTAACCGAAAAAAACGGACTGCATTATTAAATAAAATATCCCGTTTTTGATCAAAGGATAAATAATTGGCATTTTCAATCACACCAATGGATGTTTCCAGAAGTTTCGGCCATATCATCAGATCAGTGCCATATAGTATTCTTTTGCCAAAACCAGCCTGTACGAGCCGTTTAATATAAATATTTACTTCTTCCAGCGGATAACTCCAGATCATCCCGGCAACATCTACATAGACGTAAGCATTGGCTCCCATCAATGCCAGCATTTCATCCATCATGGGATAACCGGCGTGCATTACCCATACCTGCAGTTTGGGATGGCGGGCCAGCAGGTCTTCCAATAAAAAGGGGTTACCCATCGAAGCCCGGTACTTTGGATTTGATATATTAATACTGCCGTTACCTCCGGTACCCATGTGAATGCCAACCGGAATATTAAGTTTTTCAGCTGCTGCGAAATACCCGTCCAGGGATTGGTCGCTGGGTGACATCCCCTGATACTGAGGAGCTACTTCACCCATCACTTTATAGAACCCTTTGGATAGGGAGTCGGTAAAAGCAACTACCGTCATCTCTTCTGACGAACTTATGCTGATACTTGGAATAACCCTGCCAGGAGCTGCTGCTTTCTGCCAGCTGCGGATAATGCCTGCATCGCCGCTTGCAATGATGGTCATATTCAACCGCTTCATTGTAGCCATCAATGAGTCCTGGAATTCTTTATCTGATCTGGCCGCTTTGAGCGGTAGGGCACAATCTGTATTGATGAAGGTAGGAGCGGGGCCGTTAGGATTGGCGCCCGGCATACTGCTTAGAAACCAGGGGCACATATCAGCTGCAAAGGCGGGATTTACCTTCATGGCATGCACATGTACATCTATGATTGGAAGATGTTTGGGACTTGATTTTTGCCCAAAAGAGGAGTTATTGAATGTTGCGACAATAGATATAATTATTGCCAAAATTAAGTTAAGTCTTTTCATTCTTTCCGGATTAAGTTAGGTTAGAGTATATTAAATTAAACTTATAAATAAATGGAAGTCCGAAGTTATCATACTTTCTGGTCTTTATCCGATCTAATATATTCTTTTTATATGTCTATAAATCTTACTAATGCGAATAAGCTTATACTGGATCTGACTTCTGCTGAATTGCCCTTTTGGAAAGAGAAAATAGGATATAGGTTAGCAGGATCAGCCAGAAAGTTAGGACACGATGAAGTTCATGTTAATTCCAGGTCTGGATGCCAATTACGCCGTACCATATTAGATAGCAGGTCACTACTAGATGCAATCCGGTCAGAATAACAACATGGATGTAAATATTGCTTACACTTTTTGTCTTTCTTTCTAAAAAAATATGAACGGCAGACCAGGCAGTTGTCAACGCAAATCCGATTGTCAAGACCATGATAGAAACCGATACAGGACTGACTTTACCCAGGAGTTCAAATGGGTTTTTCCCACCCACAGATGCCATAATGGACGCACATACAAAAAGCAGGCTAGCTATGACCGGCCACAAACCAATTGTTTGTTTTGACAGTCCGACGGATTTACCCATGCCCCAGCGAATCAGCCAGATGCACCCAAAGATCAGCGAACCTGCCAGATAGCATATCCATAAGCCTAAAAGGATAAGCCGGCCAAATGCCGCAAAGGGTGAAACCCGCATGAGTATCTGAGTATCTGCCTGCAGAACTTCACCTGCCAGCGGATCACGTACTTTCACCATGCTGATCTTTCCAGTCTCCTGTGAGATGAACTGGTGATCATTAATGGCCAGATATGTTTCGGTACTTCCGCCGAATAGGGGCGAATTGAAAAGAAACCGTTCCTTCCCCCAGATATGGCGCAGGTTGACGATCCGTTCAAGATAGTCCGTCATCTGAATTCTGGGATTGATGAGGATATAGTAACCATTGACATCCAGGGTAGGTAATGGCCCCGTGTTATCTGTACGAACGGTCTTGTCAGACTTCAAATTGTGTGTCTGGAAACTGCGTACCAGCTGTTGGATTCGGTACAGGGCATTTCCATCACCCGAATTGATCATGATCGCATAGCCTGCCTGATGGCCGGGCAGATAGGAAAAATCGGTTAAGCCTCCATTGACACCCCCGCCATGCGAGCGGTAAACATAACTTTTATACACCGACGAGTAATTAGACAATCCGTATCCGTATTGAAGTCCCTGACTGGCACCGATCGTGGTGGTGGACATTTCCATACGCTCAAGAGATTTTTCGCTTACTATCTGAAGGCTGTCAACATGTCCTCTTTGGATAAAAAACCTGAGCATTCTTGCCATGTCTTTAGCAGATGCATTGATTGATCCCGAAGGCCGGACACTGATGTTCCAGTACTTTTGCGGTTGATTATCCATATATAATGTGGCACCGGAATTCTTGTATAAACTCGTGGCATAATAACTCATCGTCTGCATTCCCATAGGTTTAAAAAAATGCTCCTGAATATAATCCTCAAAAGTCCGGCCGGTAATCTTTTCGATAATGTATGCAGCCACCGCCGGGCCGGAATTGCAGTAGGACATACGTGTCCCCGGAATCCAGCGCGAGATGCGCGAATGAGGATGGTAGTCAAGTCCCTGTTTCAAGGTTAGTTTGGGTTCGTTCATGGCATAATCTGCCAGATGCAGATCGTCCCATCCGGTAGTATGTTCCAGCAGATGTTCCACCAGGATTGGGGCTGTGTTTTCCCATGGGTTGATGAACGCAATTTCTGGCGCCAGATCACGGACTTTGTCTTTAAGACTTATACGGCCTTCTTCCTGCAATTTTAAAATGGCCAGGGAAACAAACATTTTGGAGACAGAACCAATCCGGAACATCGTATTTTCATTGGCATCCCTGTTCTTTTCCAGGTTCGCTTTGCCGATTCCTGCAACCCAGACCAGACTATCGCCCCGCACCAATGCCACGCCTACGGCAGGAGTTCCGGTTTCTTTCAGGACTTTCTGAATGGCTTGCTGCAGCTCTTTGATAGTTTGAGGTTCTTTGGGTTTCGGCTGGCCCATCACCATGGCCGCAAAAAGGATTGAAAAAAGGTTAAAACAGATCTGAGCGGAATGGAAATTGAGGCCATTGTCTTTGTGTTTTGTCTGGAGGATTCTGATTGATGGGAGAAGCAGATGCATCAAAGATTTTACTGTAACGGGCTGGTTTTAGCTGACACCGGGTCCTGCATAAAGGTGGAAATTCCATATGCACTGCTTCTTCCGGTCATTGTCGTGGTGAAAAGCATATTCACAAAGTACAAATGGTATACAGATACTTTGCAGGTATGATAAAAAAAGTCTTATGATAACTAAAAAAATGTATGGCATCACCAGTTTAGCGGCTGATGAATTTATCGGATGTGTGGCTCACGTTTTTTCCGACAGCAGGTTTACGTTTTATATGGCTTGTATTAACAAGAAAAAGTTTAGTGGATTGAACTGGTTAATGATCAACAAGACAATTATCTGGTTAGAAGTTGTTTTGATCAAATGTCCCATAATTCACTTTCGTTATTATATGGGTTTGAAAACTTCCCAATGATGGCCAAAAGGATCGGATAAGTGACCCAATCTGTAACCGTAATCCTGATCGGCCACAGCATAAATAATTGATGCGCCTGCTTGTACTGCAAGTTCGAATACTTGGTCAGGATCTTCGACTTGCAAGCCAATTCTTACAGGTGTACCTTTTAATCTTTCAGGGCCAAAATTACCATGCTCCTCCGACTGATCTGCCACAACGAACCTGGCACCTCTAATCTCCATTTCTGCGACCACTGATCCATCAGGATCTGTATTGGCCTTAAGATTGTAGCGCCAAATGCCTTTTGATAAAAGGCAATTGCA from Dyadobacter sp. NIV53 carries:
- a CDS encoding T9SS type A sorting domain-containing protein → MKNILILSAFLGLGGITCAQTPALINNGAGLFISQGTEVQVNGDFINEPGSDLNNKGIISTSGDVVNNVPMLQADAGELFLQGTQPQTIAGAPVYATNLTISNPAGVTFTTPVRISGQIAFASGILVNTDPANAITFTTDASVSEDSPASDASHINGFVVKEGVGGFNFPTGDGQSYQPVSVNLTENSDGMMAKYVAGDAGTGDFSNTGSNPTPLLARNAQEYWTLLPAGTAAGTVSIFWDNYNNSGIGNTADLAVAHLIAGKWQNEGASSSSGTSAAGVVTSNSISTWSPFTLGSISASSPLPVRLISFTAKRVESTVVLKWKIADAERFSHFEVQRSIDAVQYEKAGRIDYLKSGSAQSDFDFTDFQSAGASWLAGKLYYRLKLVDLDGSYAYSKAQSVEAGSHDMTLVAYPNPAREVLNLRTGSINVSKAEITITSLEGKRLMHQPVSVIKGKVTLDTHNFPPGVYLLSVRQDGYDQAFKFIKE
- a CDS encoding response regulator transcription factor, coding for MASRIIIFDDNQERLNSVAMLLNLSSDFTCSGTFANAGNLVADITDSTPDLVLMDIDMPGIDGIEATRLIRRHFGALPVLIQTNFEEDERIFESLRAGANGYLLKKTSPERFLESLGEALNGGAPMTGSIAVRVLRYFSIETSAKKDYHLTEREKHVLGFLVKGCSYKLIAAECGITYNTVNNHIRSIYDKLYVNSATEAVSLAIKERLV
- a CDS encoding amidohydrolase family protein; the protein is MKRLNLILAIIISIVATFNNSSFGQKSSPKHLPIIDVHVHAMKVNPAFAADMCPWFLSSMPGANPNGPAPTFINTDCALPLKAARSDKEFQDSLMATMKRLNMTIIASGDAGIIRSWQKAAAPGRVIPSISISSSEEMTVVAFTDSLSKGFYKVMGEVAPQYQGMSPSDQSLDGYFAAAEKLNIPVGIHMGTGGNGSINISNPKYRASMGNPFLLEDLLARHPKLQVWVMHAGYPMMDEMLALMGANAYVYVDVAGMIWSYPLEEVNIYIKRLVQAGFGKRILYGTDLMIWPKLLETSIGVIENANYLSFDQKRDILFNNAVRFFRLDENKLK
- a CDS encoding sensor histidine kinase produces the protein MTGEIFRKYLSKPQEKPGDIGSSIRGITEDATGKVWACSYGYIRSDTAYMLHQIDPLSGLTRHMVLYRQKNIPGNEVIPYKVLFSKSQVYAVTDGTQFLHIDPGNGKYTRVEFPFVSGRGFTSFYKLNDHTFWMGTWGGMAAIDTRNLKPVLLNDKAGRYIKNERINYFMAWSRNRVLVSTVNGLYVLNQDATIEAHYGQSPADKIKLPALQIFHTVWHENALWAASGQGLIRIDTVQKKTRLFTIHDGLPDNNIYAALPDELGNLWLSTNKGLSRFNTRTQKFHNYGLSDGLPHTEFNHGSYLKAKDGTLYFGGLNGIVSFDPARLDTRSDKEHALQLISYSKYDADRNKADTTINYKAGGKIVFNPSERLFAFSFMSPDYQNTAINRFRYKLEGWNDDRWQMFESGNKLLLNSLPPGKYKLRVQVSVAGADWSAREWQAPVEMAAPWYRSPWFFILSILIIGIFFYLFYRYRLSQILHIQQIRNGISADMHDEIGSTLSSITFYSQALLMQMEKSEHQQVVQKIKENAQQVQEGLSDIVWSVKAGSDQIDDVFARMFSFGNGLAESKGIAFHFQTDPLLQKMKLDMQMRKNLYLIFKEAMNNAAKYACCSTIHVDLRHENGKVKMVSKDNGVGFDRELAKKGNGLANMQQRATQMKGKLMLETTKGGGTTITLVF
- a CDS encoding outer membrane protein assembly factor BamE — encoded protein: MKLNKMLLSLLAIYCLNGCVSNNIAWKTNENIKKIKIGMTKEEVIKTLGQKYMITSSARDAYGNPVEVIGYKSDMGEEYHLKFITNKLTEWNRQHINKNVVKDHLPSD
- a CDS encoding VOC family protein, yielding MEIRGARFVVADQSEEHGNFGPERLKGTPVRIGLQVEDPDQVFELAVQAGASIIYAVADQDYGYRLGHLSDPFGHHWEVFKPI
- a CDS encoding serine hydrolase, coding for MHLLLPSIRILQTKHKDNGLNFHSAQICFNLFSILFAAMVMGQPKPKEPQTIKELQQAIQKVLKETGTPAVGVALVRGDSLVWVAGIGKANLEKNRDANENTMFRIGSVSKMFVSLAILKLQEEGRISLKDKVRDLAPEIAFINPWENTAPILVEHLLEHTTGWDDLHLADYAMNEPKLTLKQGLDYHPHSRISRWIPGTRMSYCNSGPAVAAYIIEKITGRTFEDYIQEHFFKPMGMQTMSYYATSLYKNSGATLYMDNQPQKYWNISVRPSGSINASAKDMARMLRFFIQRGHVDSLQIVSEKSLERMEMSTTTIGASQGLQYGYGLSNYSSVYKSYVYRSHGGGVNGGLTDFSYLPGHQAGYAIMINSGDGNALYRIQQLVRSFQTHNLKSDKTVRTDNTGPLPTLDVNGYYILINPRIQMTDYLERIVNLRHIWGKERFLFNSPLFGGSTETYLAINDHQFISQETGKISMVKVRDPLAGEVLQADTQILMRVSPFAAFGRLILLGLWICYLAGSLIFGCIWLIRWGMGKSVGLSKQTIGLWPVIASLLFVCASIMASVGGKNPFELLGKVSPVSVSIMVLTIGFALTTAWSAVHIFLERKTKSVSNIYIHVVILTGLHLVVTCYLIWYGVIGIQTWN